A DNA window from Leopardus geoffroyi isolate Oge1 chromosome A1, O.geoffroyi_Oge1_pat1.0, whole genome shotgun sequence contains the following coding sequences:
- the LOC123601914 gene encoding sperm-associated acrosin inhibitor-like produces MSLFSSWIKAIFIIALAFPLHSETSLAPMPEARSMPQCGPYSDEQDYCTREWDPICANNGKTYGNTCAFCREKKKNGDEFDFVHFGYC; encoded by the exons ATGTCTCTCTTCTCATCGTGGATCAAAGCTATTTTCATCATTGCCTTGGCATTTCCTCTTCATTCTG AAACTTCTTTGGCACCTATGCCAGAAGCCAGAAGTATG CCACAATGTGGACCATATTCAGATGAGCAAGATTATTGCACCAGAGAATGGGATCCAATCTGTGCGAACAATGGAAAAACTTATGGAAATACATGTGCTTTCTGCAGGGAAAAGAA GAAAAATGGTGACGAATTTGATTTTGTGCATTTTGGTTACTGTTGA